One Dictyostelium discoideum AX4 chromosome 3 chromosome, whole genome shotgun sequence genomic region harbors:
- a CDS encoding UPF0027 family protein produces the protein MTDSVVRGFEDELSFIEKIDSVRYRVKKGFVPNMNVDGMIYVNDSIKDYLYEELEQYSKRGVSGFLPAVKQIANVASLPGIVGHSLGMPDIHSGYGFSIGNVAAFDTEDPLSIVSPGGVGFDINCGVRLLRTNLTEKDIEPIKEQLCQSLFDHVPVGVGSKGVIPMNIKTLNQALEMGVDWSLGEGYAWVEDKEHCEEYGRMLNADPTKVSERAKKRGLPQLGTLGAGNHYLEVQVVDEIYDKAAANKMGIDRQGQICIMIHSGSRGLGHQVATDSLTLMEKAMARDHIHLNDKQLACSRINSTEGQDYLSGMAAAANFAWVNRQSMTFLTRQAFAKAFNSTPDDLDMHVIYDVSHNIAKFEEHNVNGRPKKLLVHRKGATRAFAPHHPLIPVDYQFTGQPVLIGGTMGTCSYVLTGTELGMNETFGSTCHGAGRSCSRNKSRNNLSYTDVLDSLQAKGISIRVASPKLVMEEAPESYKDVVQVIETCHKAGISKKSVKLRPIAVIKG, from the coding sequence atgacaGATTCAGTAGTTAGAGGATTTGAAGatgaattatcatttattgaaAAGATAGATTCAGTTAGATATAGAGTTAAAAAAGGATTTGTACCAAATATGAATGTTGATGGTATGATCTATgttaatgattcaattaaagattatttatATGAAGAATTGGAACAATATTCAAAACGTGGTGTTAGTGGATTTTTACCAGCAGTTAAACAGATTGCAAATGTTGCAAGTTTACCAGGTATTGTGGGACATTCATTGGGTATGCCTGATATTCATAGTGGCTATGGGTTTAGTATTGGTAATGTTGCAGCATTTGATACAGAGGACCCGCTATCGATCGTTTCACCTGGGGGTGTTGGTTTCGATATTAATTGTGGTGTAAGATTATTAAGAACCAATTTAACAGAGAAAGAtattgaaccaattaaagAACAACTTTGCCAATCACTTTTCGACCATGTACCAGTTGGTGTGGGCTCCAAGGGTGTCATACCAATGAATATAAAGACCCTAAATCAAGCATTGGAAATGGGTGTCGACTGGTCATTGGGTGAGGGTTATGCATGGGTTGAGGATAAAGAGCATTGTGAAGAGTATGGCAGAATGTTGAATGCCGACCCAACCAAAGTGTCCGAGAGGGCAAAGAAGAGGGGTTTGCCACAATTGGGTACTTTGGGAGCTGGTAATCATTATTTAGAGGTGCAGGTGGTCGATGAAATCTATGATAAAGCAGCTGCAAATAAAATGGGTATCGATAGACAAGGTCAAATTTGTATTATGATTCATAGTGGTAGTAGAGGTTTGGGTCATCAAGTTGCAACCGATTCCTTGACTCTAATGGAGAAAGCAATGGCAAGAGATCACattcatttaaatgataaacaaTTGGCATGCTCAAGAATTAACAGTACCGAAGGTCAAGACTACCTCTCTGGTATGGCTGCCGCCGCAAATTTCGCTTGGGTAAATAGACAAAGTATGACTTTTCTAACAAGACAAGCATTTGCCAAAGCATTCAATTCAACCCCTGACGATTTAGATATGCATGTAATCTATGATGTGTCTCATAATATAGCAAAATTCGAAGAACACAATGTAAATGGTAGaccaaagaaattattagtaCATAGAAAAGGTGCAACTCGTGCATTTGCACCTCATCATCCATTGATACCCGTCGATTATCAATTCACTGGTCAACCAGTATTAATTGGTGGTACAATGGGTACTTGTAGTTATGTTTTAACTGGTACTGAATTAGGTATGAATGAAACTTTTGGTTCAACTTGTCATGGTGCAGGTAGATCTTGTTCAAGAAATAAATCtagaaataatttatcatacACTGATGTCTTGGATAGTTTACAAGCAAAAGGTATTAGTATTCGTGTTGCATCTCCAAAATTAGTTATGGAAGAAGCTCCTGAATCTTATAAAGATGTTGTACAAGTTATTGAAACTTGTCATAAAGCtggaatttcaaaaaaatctGTAAAATTAAGACCAATTGCTGTTATTaaaggttaa